From the genome of Halomonas sp. I5-271120, one region includes:
- the glnL gene encoding nitrogen regulation protein NR(II), with protein sequence MYQRLLEHLSAAVLLLDGGLRVRWMNPAAEALLAVSLKRVHGTCLEPLEGIDGAISGVLCKARDELHPFTQREAVLTTGSGEVVTADFTVTPLSKEELLLEIEPRDRLMRISREEALIARQQTIKTLTRGLAHEIKNPLGGIRGAAQLLERDLPDPSLKEFTRVIVEEADRLRDLVDRMLGPNQPAHDALFNIHKVLERVRSLITAEHPQVRLVRDYDPSLPELQGDEARMIQAVLNIARNAVEAMGDAGTKAPRLTLRTRARRQFTLGTERHRLVCEVAIIDNGPGIPKSLRETLFFPMVSGRAEGSGLGLSIAQSILHKHQGLIECDSEPGATEFRLLVPLDAPPQRKEART encoded by the coding sequence ATGTACCAACGTCTGCTGGAGCATCTGAGTGCGGCCGTCCTGTTGCTGGACGGCGGTCTCCGGGTGCGCTGGATGAATCCTGCCGCTGAGGCACTGCTGGCCGTCAGCCTCAAAAGGGTTCATGGCACCTGCCTTGAGCCTCTGGAAGGTATCGACGGCGCCATTTCCGGCGTGCTGTGCAAGGCCCGCGATGAGCTGCACCCGTTCACCCAGCGTGAGGCGGTGCTGACCACCGGCAGCGGCGAGGTGGTAACCGCCGACTTCACGGTGACGCCGCTGTCGAAAGAGGAGCTGCTGCTCGAGATCGAGCCTCGCGACCGCCTGATGCGCATCTCCCGCGAGGAGGCGCTGATCGCCCGTCAGCAGACCATCAAGACCCTGACTCGCGGGCTGGCCCACGAGATCAAGAATCCGCTCGGTGGGATTCGCGGCGCGGCACAGCTGCTGGAGCGCGACCTGCCGGACCCGTCGCTTAAGGAGTTCACTCGCGTCATCGTCGAGGAGGCGGATCGGCTGCGTGACCTGGTCGACCGCATGCTTGGCCCCAACCAGCCGGCCCATGATGCGCTCTTCAACATCCACAAGGTGCTCGAGAGAGTGCGTTCGCTGATCACCGCCGAACACCCGCAAGTGCGGCTGGTGCGGGACTATGACCCCAGCCTGCCGGAGCTGCAGGGCGACGAGGCGCGAATGATTCAGGCGGTGCTCAACATTGCCCGCAACGCGGTCGAGGCCATGGGTGATGCCGGTACCAAGGCCCCGAGGCTGACGCTGCGCACCCGCGCTCGGCGCCAGTTCACTCTCGGTACCGAGCGCCATCGGCTGGTCTGCGAGGTGGCGATCATCGACAACGGCCCGGGCATTCCCAAGTCGCTGCGCGAGACCCTGTTCTTCCCGATGGTGTCCGGTCGCGCCGAGGGCAGCGGTCTGGGGCTGTCGATCGCCCAATCCATCCTGCACAAGCACCAGGGGCTGATCGAATGCGACAGCGAGCCGGGTGCCACCGAATTCCGGTTACTGGTGCCGCTGGATGCGCCGCCGCAACGCAAGGAAGCCCGAACATGA
- the glnG gene encoding nitrogen regulation protein NR(I) yields the protein MTEPARIVIVDDDRAIRWVLERSLAQPDLSVESFERADAALASLEASPPDVLVTDIRMPGLDGLELMARVRERHPDMPVIVMTAHSDLDSAVASYQGGAFEYLPKPFDVDEALALVRRAVAHARERQRPAEAPEGLSAEIIGEAPAMQEVFRAIGRLSHSNITVLINGESGTGKERVAQALHQHSPRAGKPFIALNMAAIPKDLMESELFGHEKGAFTGAAAQRRGRFEQADGGTLFLDEIGDMPPDTQTRLLRVLADGEFYRVGGHVSVKADVRIIAATHQNLETLVSDGRFREDLFHRLNVIRVHLPTLAERREDIPRLTQHFLAEAAKELSTEAKVLTPEAEAHLTRLPWPGNVRQLENTCRWLTVMASGREVLIDDLPPELRTTEGTEVAAGDWRSAFREWADRALAAGQTHLLEEAVPDFERILIETALKHTGGRKGEAAELLGWGRNTLTRKLKVLLPALADD from the coding sequence ATGACCGAACCCGCGCGTATCGTTATCGTCGACGACGACCGTGCCATCCGTTGGGTACTGGAGCGCTCCCTGGCGCAGCCGGACCTTTCGGTCGAAAGCTTCGAGCGCGCCGATGCGGCGCTGGCCAGCCTCGAGGCATCGCCGCCCGATGTGCTGGTCACCGATATTCGCATGCCGGGGCTGGATGGCCTCGAGCTGATGGCGCGGGTCCGCGAACGACATCCGGATATGCCGGTGATCGTGATGACCGCTCACTCGGATCTCGACAGCGCCGTGGCGTCCTATCAGGGCGGTGCCTTCGAGTACCTGCCGAAGCCCTTTGACGTCGACGAGGCGCTGGCGCTGGTGCGCCGCGCCGTGGCTCACGCCCGCGAGCGCCAGCGGCCGGCCGAGGCGCCAGAGGGCCTGAGCGCCGAGATCATCGGCGAGGCGCCGGCGATGCAGGAAGTGTTCCGCGCCATCGGCCGGCTCTCGCACTCGAACATCACCGTGCTGATCAACGGCGAGTCCGGTACCGGCAAGGAACGTGTCGCCCAGGCGCTGCACCAGCACAGCCCGCGGGCCGGCAAGCCCTTTATCGCCCTGAACATGGCGGCAATTCCCAAGGACCTGATGGAGTCCGAGCTGTTCGGCCACGAGAAGGGCGCCTTCACCGGCGCCGCCGCTCAGCGCCGGGGACGCTTCGAGCAGGCCGACGGCGGCACGCTGTTCCTCGATGAGATCGGTGACATGCCGCCGGATACCCAGACTCGCCTCCTGAGGGTGCTGGCCGACGGCGAATTCTACCGGGTCGGCGGGCATGTCTCGGTGAAGGCCGACGTGCGCATAATCGCCGCCACTCACCAGAATCTTGAGACCCTGGTCAGCGACGGGCGCTTTCGCGAGGACCTGTTCCACCGCCTCAACGTGATTCGCGTGCACCTGCCGACCCTCGCCGAGCGCCGCGAGGATATTCCGCGCCTGACGCAGCACTTTCTCGCCGAGGCGGCCAAGGAGCTTTCCACCGAGGCCAAGGTGCTGACCCCGGAGGCCGAGGCGCACCTGACGCGACTGCCCTGGCCGGGCAACGTGCGCCAGCTCGAGAACACCTGCCGCTGGCTGACCGTGATGGCCTCCGGGCGCGAGGTGCTGATCGACGACCTGCCGCCGGAGCTTCGCACAACCGAGGGCACCGAAGTGGCCGCCGGCGACTGGCGCAGTGCCTTTCGCGAGTGGGCCGACCGCGCGCTGGCTGCCGGGCAGACGCATCTGCTCGAAGAAGCGGTGCCGGATTTCGAGCGCATCCTCATCGAGACCGCGCTAAAGCACACCGGAGGGCGTAAGGGTGAGGCCGCCGAGCTGCTCGGCTGGGGGCGCAATACCCTGACCCGGAAACTGAAGGTGTTGCTGCCGGCGCTGGCCGACGACTGA
- a CDS encoding deoxyguanosinetriphosphate triphosphohydrolase, translated as MTLMHWERLLDPHRLNDKPRASREELGRSPFHKDHDRIVFSGSFRRLGRKTQVHPLTDNDHIHTRLTHSMEVGCVGRSLGMIVGEGLRERLPDWITPADLGVIVQAACLGHDIGNPPFGHAGEYAIRDWFKRAEADGLGYLEELSPLQRRDLLTYEGNAQGFRIVTQIEYNQFNGGMRLTGATLGTLLKYPWTVEHGGGAGKFGCYQSEREHLAEVAQRLGLKQRDDWAWCRHPLAYLVEAADDICYALLDLEDGLEMGILRFDEVADILIQIAGGEPEDYHAMSEQGVSQRRRIAALRGAAMERAVNDVGAVFVQHEQEMLAGALNDDLLELCHPDLGWGVSAAKQLARERIFQNERKAKLEIGAYTTLGILLEAFIGAAHELHTTGHSTFKHQRVLALIGENTPRPSWSLYDSYRRMLDFIGGMTDHYAVDLAQEMGGRLKAD; from the coding sequence ATGACGCTGATGCACTGGGAACGCCTGCTGGACCCCCACCGGCTTAACGACAAGCCTCGCGCATCCCGCGAGGAACTGGGCCGTAGCCCGTTCCACAAGGACCATGACCGGATCGTCTTCTCCGGCTCCTTCCGGCGCCTGGGGCGCAAGACGCAGGTGCATCCGCTCACCGACAACGACCATATCCACACCCGCCTGACCCACTCGATGGAGGTTGGCTGCGTGGGCCGTAGCCTTGGCATGATCGTTGGCGAAGGGCTGCGTGAGCGGCTGCCCGACTGGATTACTCCCGCCGACCTAGGGGTGATCGTGCAGGCGGCGTGCCTGGGGCACGACATCGGCAACCCGCCCTTCGGCCATGCCGGCGAATATGCGATACGCGATTGGTTCAAGCGCGCCGAGGCCGATGGCCTTGGCTATCTCGAGGAGCTATCGCCGCTTCAGCGCCGCGACCTGCTGACCTACGAGGGCAACGCTCAGGGCTTTCGCATCGTCACCCAGATCGAGTACAACCAGTTCAACGGCGGCATGCGCCTGACCGGGGCGACGCTTGGCACCCTGCTCAAGTACCCCTGGACGGTGGAGCACGGCGGCGGGGCCGGCAAGTTCGGCTGCTACCAGTCCGAGCGCGAACATCTCGCCGAGGTGGCTCAGCGGCTCGGCCTCAAGCAGCGCGACGACTGGGCCTGGTGTCGCCATCCGCTGGCCTATCTGGTCGAAGCGGCCGACGACATCTGCTATGCGCTGCTGGATCTCGAGGATGGGCTGGAGATGGGGATTCTGCGCTTCGATGAGGTCGCCGATATCCTGATCCAGATCGCCGGCGGCGAACCGGAGGACTATCACGCCATGAGCGAGCAGGGTGTGTCCCAGCGTCGCCGCATCGCCGCGCTGCGTGGCGCGGCCATGGAGCGGGCGGTGAATGATGTCGGTGCGGTCTTCGTCCAGCATGAGCAGGAAATGCTGGCAGGAGCCCTCAACGATGACCTGCTGGAACTCTGCCACCCGGATCTCGGCTGGGGTGTCAGCGCCGCCAAGCAGCTGGCCCGTGAGCGCATCTTTCAGAACGAGCGCAAGGCCAAGCTGGAGATCGGCGCCTACACGACTCTCGGTATCCTGCTCGAGGCCTTTATCGGCGCCGCCCATGAGCTACACACCACCGGGCATTCGACCTTCAAGCACCAGCGGGTGCTGGCGCTGATCGGCGAGAATACCCCGCGGCCGTCCTGGAGCCTCTACGACAGCTACCGGCGCATGCTCGATTTCATCGGCGGCATGACCGATCACTATGCGGTGGACCTGGCCCAGGAAATGGGCGGCCGTTTGAAAGCCGACTGA
- a CDS encoding RimK family alpha-L-glutamate ligase: protein MKIITFDVFRTLGLAGVRYIKPERMYDHLDEIQAADWLLFPAYWQVHTLVYGLKARIFPSLASYHLGHNKVEQTRAFMAICPEHVPPTEILGTSRASLDLVEARFGYPFIAKRIKSSMGDGVSLIDCREALEAHIEDEPVLYAQQRLPVDRDLRIVVVGGEVLTAYWRVTPLGGYRANVSQGGRVEHDDIPEAATALALRLARELDIDHAGFDIAMVDGHPYVFEFNRLFGNQGIVDSSKRIGLAIQRVLGIGNDLDPELDPERDPDGAPPLKMTA, encoded by the coding sequence ATGAAGATAATCACGTTCGACGTCTTTCGCACCCTGGGCCTGGCCGGCGTTCGCTACATCAAGCCCGAGCGTATGTACGATCATCTCGACGAGATCCAGGCGGCCGACTGGCTGCTGTTCCCGGCTTATTGGCAGGTGCACACCCTGGTCTATGGGCTCAAGGCGCGCATCTTCCCGAGCCTGGCCAGCTATCACCTGGGGCACAACAAGGTCGAACAGACGCGCGCCTTCATGGCGATTTGCCCAGAGCATGTCCCACCTACCGAGATCCTCGGCACGTCGCGTGCCTCGCTGGACCTTGTCGAGGCACGCTTCGGTTATCCCTTCATCGCCAAGCGTATCAAGAGCTCGATGGGTGACGGCGTCAGCCTGATCGACTGCCGCGAGGCGCTGGAGGCGCATATCGAGGACGAGCCGGTGCTCTACGCCCAACAGCGACTGCCGGTCGATCGTGACCTGCGCATCGTGGTGGTCGGCGGCGAGGTGCTCACTGCCTATTGGCGGGTCACACCGCTCGGCGGCTATCGCGCCAACGTCAGCCAGGGCGGTCGCGTCGAGCATGATGACATCCCCGAAGCGGCCACTGCTCTGGCGCTGCGCCTGGCCCGGGAACTCGATATCGACCATGCCGGCTTCGACATCGCCATGGTCGACGGCCATCCCTACGTGTTCGAGTTCAACCGCCTGTTCGGCAATCAAGGCATCGTCGACAGCAGCAAGCGCATCGGCCTTGCCATCCAGCGCGTGCTGGGGATTGGCAATGACCTGGATCCAGAACTGGACCCGGAACGCGATCCGGACGGCGCACCGCCGCTCAAGATGACTGCTTGA
- a CDS encoding ribonuclease I — MLLSLSLGLLIALAMSGPAMARSDASTVEPSEPSALSSLAALSGTPGGSDFAHYTLALTWHPGFCSTRRQPPRECRDASLSRGAADGFVLHGLWPSLPARFAADGVVREQWWRQGCFIESSRASGSFCRAHPPFHLPKALDQSLDRAMPGRASCLDRYQYAKHAACLALPVDDYFAAAVALRETVNASVFGDFVNQHRGGEVARNALITVFEAAFGEGTGRALRLECGGRGNRVLTEIRIGIAAERLAAFPAADSLVSLGRGRCATRVRVMAGDQ; from the coding sequence ATGCTGTTGAGCCTGTCGCTCGGCCTGTTAATCGCCCTGGCCATGAGCGGGCCGGCGATGGCCCGTTCAGACGCTTCGACAGTCGAGCCTTCTGAGCCTTCCGCGCTTTCTTCCCTTGCTGCGCTTTCCGGTACGCCCGGCGGCTCGGACTTCGCCCACTACACCCTGGCGCTGACCTGGCATCCCGGTTTCTGTAGCACCCGCCGCCAGCCGCCCCGGGAGTGTCGTGACGCCTCGCTTTCCCGAGGCGCGGCGGATGGCTTCGTGCTTCATGGCCTGTGGCCCTCGCTGCCGGCGCGCTTTGCCGCGGATGGTGTGGTACGCGAACAGTGGTGGCGCCAGGGCTGCTTCATCGAGTCGTCGCGCGCAAGCGGCAGTTTCTGCCGTGCCCATCCGCCTTTCCATCTGCCAAAGGCGTTGGATCAATCACTGGATCGTGCCATGCCGGGGCGGGCGAGCTGTCTGGACCGCTATCAGTACGCCAAGCACGCGGCCTGCCTGGCGCTGCCGGTCGATGACTACTTCGCCGCCGCCGTGGCCTTGCGTGAGACGGTCAATGCCAGTGTCTTTGGGGACTTCGTCAATCAGCATCGTGGCGGTGAGGTCGCGCGTAACGCGCTGATCACTGTCTTTGAAGCCGCCTTTGGCGAGGGCACGGGGCGGGCACTGCGGCTTGAGTGCGGGGGGCGCGGTAACCGAGTGCTCACCGAGATTCGCATCGGCATTGCCGCCGAGCGCCTGGCGGCCTTTCCCGCCGCGGACAGTCTGGTGTCGCTGGGGCGGGGACGGTGCGCGACCCGGGTGCGCGTGATGGCCGGTGACCAGTAG
- a CDS encoding nuclease-related domain-containing protein, with protein MAWLEYLLPLIFLFPLAAMAVSVVALRNLHDARVSSPFDAHPLRGPGQALRDRLDHAFAGLFLDGALGPIVVLAPMVYGMGRMLFADRQNWLEWSLYGGLSTALVLICCLRLISDFQRIRRLKLGLACELAVGQELQRLIRPETHPFFIFHDIPADTYTIDHVAVTPHGVFVVETRARTQPLNARGVPQTQVAVEGTRLRFPGWSERQPLRKTRQAAAWLRHWLSRECDTEVPVAGILALPGWDIDTSDAPADIQVVDGDRLATLITETRLAPLPDELHERINQALMRRGTHLLPAHLAGPSL; from the coding sequence ATGGCCTGGCTGGAATACCTGCTACCGCTGATCTTCCTTTTCCCGCTCGCGGCCATGGCAGTGAGCGTGGTGGCGCTGCGCAATCTGCACGACGCCCGAGTGAGCTCGCCCTTCGATGCCCATCCGCTGCGAGGCCCCGGCCAGGCGCTGCGCGACCGACTCGACCACGCCTTCGCGGGCCTATTCCTGGACGGCGCCCTGGGCCCGATCGTGGTGCTCGCACCGATGGTCTACGGCATGGGGAGAATGCTCTTCGCCGACCGCCAGAACTGGCTCGAATGGTCGCTTTACGGCGGGCTCAGCACGGCCCTGGTGCTGATCTGCTGTCTGCGCCTGATCAGTGATTTTCAGCGCATTCGCCGCCTCAAGCTGGGGCTCGCCTGCGAACTGGCGGTGGGCCAAGAACTGCAACGCCTGATTCGCCCCGAGACCCATCCTTTCTTTATCTTCCACGATATCCCCGCCGACACCTACACCATTGACCACGTGGCGGTCACGCCCCATGGCGTCTTCGTGGTCGAGACCCGCGCACGCACTCAGCCCCTGAACGCACGCGGCGTGCCGCAGACGCAGGTCGCGGTAGAGGGCACTCGGCTGCGCTTCCCCGGCTGGAGCGAGCGCCAGCCATTGCGCAAGACCCGCCAGGCCGCGGCCTGGCTGCGCCACTGGCTGAGCCGTGAATGCGATACCGAGGTGCCGGTGGCCGGCATCCTCGCCCTGCCAGGCTGGGACATCGACACTAGCGACGCCCCGGCGGATATTCAGGTAGTCGACGGCGACCGGCTCGCCACCCTGATCACCGAGACCCGGCTCGCGCCGCTGCCCGATGAGCTTCATGAGCGCATCAACCAGGCGCTGATGCGCCGGGGCACTCACCTGCTGCCCGCGCATCTTGCCGGGCCCTCGCTCTAG
- a CDS encoding NAD-dependent protein deacetylase → MLPSSPTYSRGHDAIAGQVDVAALAAFVRAHPRLVVLTGAGVSTESGIPDYRDAAGDWKRPPPMQHQRFMQSHASRQRYWARALIGFRALSDARPGPAHHALARLEALGHVHTLITQNVDGLHQRAGNRRVIDLHGRAELVRCMSCQALRMRHDLHAELKAHNPHWLELDAAAGPDGDADLEVDFSDFRVPSCGRCGQGVLKPDVVFFGDSVPTSRVETALAAVSDADALLVIGSSLMVYSGYRFARAAAQQGTPIACLNLGRTRADELFALKLEQPIGATLAALVAALEASPA, encoded by the coding sequence ATGCTCCCGTCATCTCCTACGTACTCAAGGGGCCATGATGCCATCGCCGGTCAAGTGGATGTCGCGGCGCTAGCGGCCTTCGTGCGAGCCCACCCGCGGTTGGTGGTGCTGACCGGCGCCGGCGTCAGCACCGAGAGCGGCATTCCCGACTACCGTGACGCCGCCGGTGACTGGAAGCGTCCGCCGCCCATGCAGCACCAGCGCTTCATGCAGAGCCACGCCTCCCGTCAGCGCTACTGGGCGCGGGCCCTGATCGGCTTCCGTGCGCTCAGCGATGCGCGTCCGGGGCCGGCGCATCATGCCCTGGCCCGGCTCGAGGCCCTGGGCCATGTGCATACCCTGATCACTCAGAACGTCGATGGCCTGCATCAGCGCGCCGGTAACCGGCGAGTCATCGACCTGCATGGCCGGGCCGAGCTGGTGCGCTGCATGAGCTGTCAGGCGCTGCGCATGCGTCACGATCTGCATGCCGAGCTCAAGGCCCATAACCCTCACTGGCTCGAGCTCGACGCCGCGGCGGGGCCGGATGGCGATGCCGATCTGGAGGTCGACTTCTCGGACTTCCGGGTGCCATCCTGCGGTCGCTGCGGCCAAGGCGTGCTCAAGCCGGACGTGGTGTTCTTCGGTGACAGCGTGCCGACTTCGCGCGTCGAGACGGCACTGGCTGCCGTGAGTGACGCCGATGCGTTGCTGGTGATCGGTTCGTCGCTGATGGTCTACTCGGGCTATCGCTTTGCCCGGGCGGCGGCTCAGCAGGGTACACCGATCGCCTGTCTCAACCTCGGCCGTACCCGGGCGGATGAGCTGTTTGCCCTCAAGCTCGAACAGCCGATCGGCGCCACGCTTGCCGCGC